The sequence below is a genomic window from Alistipes provencensis.
TGCTTGTCGGGCGGGCAGACCTGAATCATCGCCACATTGCACGGAACGGCTCCGCAGCGATACAATTTCTGCGTTTCGCTCAGGAAGATGGGAATGTAGTCGGCATAGCCGCTCTGCGTCACCTTGCGGACGTTCGCGCCCACGAAGAACGAGTCGAGCTGGAACACGCCCTCGAATTTGGGATCGGCATAGGGTGCCGGACCCTCGGTGTGCAGGTGATGGACATGCACGTCCTTCAGTTCGCCGGCTTCGCCGCGCTTGCACATCGCGTTGATCAGACACTGGGGGGCTGATGCCACCGAGCTCAGATGCACATGATCTCCCGATTTGATGACCTTGACGGCCTCCTCGGGCGTGGTGAAATGGATGGGTTTAGTAGTCATTACTGCCAATAAATTGTAAGTAGTTGATTTTTATGTGTTATTTGCGTTTCACTTCCACCTGTTCGTAGCCCTCGACGATGTCGCCGACACGGATGTCGTTGAACGATTCGATGTTCAGACCGCAGTCCTGTCCGACCACGACCTCCTTCACGTCGTCCTTGAAGCGCTTGAGCGAACCCAGCTTGCCCGTGTAGATCACGATACCGTCGCGGATGACGCGGATCGGGGTCGAGCGCTGCAATTTGCCTTCACGGACCATACATCCGGCCACGGTGCCGACCTTGGTGATCTTGAAGATTTCGAGCACCTCGACCGAAGCCACGATCTCCTCCTTCATCACCGGCTCCAGCATACCCTCGATGGCGTCCTTGATGTCATTGATGGCGTCGTAGATGATCGAGTAGAGGCGGATTTCGATCTCCTCCTTCTCGGCCAGCCTGCGTGCCGAGGCCGACGGGCGCACTTGGAAGCCGACGATGATGGCGTTCGAAGCGGCGGCCAGCAGCACGTCCGACTCCGAAATCTGACCCACGGCGGCGTGGATGACGTTGACCTGCACGGTCTCCTTCGAGAGCTTGATGAGCGATCCTGACATGGCCTCGATCGATCCGTCCACGTCGCCCTTGACGATGATGTTCAGCTCCTTGAACGAGCCGATGGCGATACGGCGGCCGATCTCGTCGAGCGTCACATGTTTCTGGGTCATGATGCCCTGCATGCGGGCCAGTTGTTCACGCTTGTTGGCGATCTCACGCGCCGAACGGTCGTCGTCCATGACGTTGAACGTGTCGCCGGCCTGCGGCGCGCCGTTCAGACCCAGCACCTGCACGGGTGTCGAGGGGCCTGCCGTCTCGACCTTCTTGCCGTTCTCGTTGAACATGGCCTTCACGCGGCCCGTGTAGGTGCCCGAAAGGATCACGTCGCCCACATGGAGCGTTCCGCTCTGCACCAGAATGGTCGAAACGTAGCCGCGGCCCTTGTCGAGCGTCGACTCGATCACCGTACCCTGCGCCCGTTTGTTCGGATTGGCCTTCAGGTCGAGCATCTCGGCCTCCAGCAGCACCTTTTCAAGCAGCTTGTCGAGGTTCATGCCCTTCTTGGCCGAAACCTCTTGGTCTTGGTATTTGCCGCCCCACGACTCCACGAGGTAGTTCATCTGCGAGAGCTGCTCCTTGATGTGGTCGGGGTTGGCGTTGGGTTTGTCGATCTTGTTGATGGCGAAGACCATCGGCACGCCGGCGGCCTGCGCGTGGTTGATCGCCTCGACGGTCTGCGGCATGACGCTGTCGTCGGCCGCGACGATGATGATGGCCACGTCCGTGACGGCGGCGCCGCGCGCACGCATGGCCGTAAAGGCCTCGTGGCCCGGAGTATCGAGGAACGTGATCTTCTGTCCGTTCAGCACCACGCTGTAAGCGCCGATGTGCTGGGTGATGCCGCCGGCCTCGCCTTCGATGACGTTGGTCTTGCGGATGTTGTCCAGCAGCGAGGTCTTACCGTGGTCGACGTGTCCCATGACCGTCACGATCGGCGGACGCGGAACCAGATCCTCCTCCTTGTCCTCGCTTTCGTCGGCGATGGCCTCCTGAATCTCCACCGAAACGAATTCGGTCTTGTAACCGAACTCCTCGGCCACGACCACGAGCGCCTCGGCGTCGAGACGCTGGTTGATCGACACCATCAGTCCGAGGTTCATGCAGGCCATGATGACCTCCGTCGGTGCGACGTTCATCATCGTAGCCAGCTCGCTGACGGTCACGAACTCCGTGACCTTGAGCGTCGAACGCTCCATTTCCTCGCGTTCGTATTCCTCGTTCATGCGCTCGGCCACGGCGTCGCGCTTGTCCTTGCGGTAT
It includes:
- the infB gene encoding translation initiation factor IF-2; the encoded protein is PQPKAEAPKAPETPKPVAPAPAPAPEVKAAAPAPAPQPKAEAPKAPEAPKPAAPVAPAPAPAPETPKAEAPKDNIFRPETVTLTGPQVLGTMDVSGFVAGGKHKRKRLQKEKVDVSKAPKGNAQGGGNRQGQGGQGGQNNRPGGQGQNRSGQGGQNNQPRPGEGRRNKGKNAPKPIVRPEVSDEEVSKQVKDTLARLTAKGAKSKSAKYRKDKRDAVAERMNEEYEREEMERSTLKVTEFVTVSELATMMNVAPTEVIMACMNLGLMVSINQRLDAEALVVVAEEFGYKTEFVSVEIQEAIADESEDKEEDLVPRPPIVTVMGHVDHGKTSLLDNIRKTNVIEGEAGGITQHIGAYSVVLNGQKITFLDTPGHEAFTAMRARGAAVTDVAIIIVAADDSVMPQTVEAINHAQAAGVPMVFAINKIDKPNANPDHIKEQLSQMNYLVESWGGKYQDQEVSAKKGMNLDKLLEKVLLEAEMLDLKANPNKRAQGTVIESTLDKGRGYVSTILVQSGTLHVGDVILSGTYTGRVKAMFNENGKKVETAGPSTPVQVLGLNGAPQAGDTFNVMDDDRSAREIANKREQLARMQGIMTQKHVTLDEIGRRIAIGSFKELNIIVKGDVDGSIEAMSGSLIKLSKETVQVNVIHAAVGQISESDVLLAAASNAIIVGFQVRPSASARRLAEKEEIEIRLYSIIYDAINDIKDAIEGMLEPVMKEEIVASVEVLEIFKITKVGTVAGCMVREGKLQRSTPIRVIRDGIVIYTGKLGSLKRFKDDVKEVVVGQDCGLNIESFNDIRVGDIVEGYEQVEVKRK